From the Streptomyces sp. NBC_01216 genome, the window CGGAACGGTGAAGGTCTCGCCGAAGCGCCCGTTGAACCGCTCCGCGAGGTCGCGGGTCAGTTCGATGTGCTGGCGCTGGTCCTCGCCGACGGGAACCTCGTTGGCCTGGTAGAGCAGGATGTCGGCGACCTGGAGGATCGGGTACGTGAAGAGACCGACGGTGGCGCGGTCGGCACCCTGCTTGGCGGACTTGTCCTTGAACTGGGTCATGCGGGCTGCCTCGCCGAAGCCGGTGAGGCAGTTCATGACCCAGCCGAGCTGCGCGTGCTCGGGCACGTGGCTCTGGACGAAGAGGGTGCAGCGCTCGGGGTCGAGACCGGCGGCGAGCAGCTGGGCGGCGGCGAGCCGGGTGTTCGCCCGCAGCTCGGCGGGGTCCTGCGGAACCGTGATCGCGTGCAGGTCGACGACCATGTAGAAGGCGTCGTGGGTCTCCTGGAGGGCGACCCACTGGCGGACGGCGCCGAGGTAGTTGCCGAGGTGGAACGAGCCTGCGGTGGGCTGGATTCCGGAGAGCACACGGGGACTGTCAGAGGCCATGCTCGTCATTCTCTCAGGTGTGGGAACCGATCCCGGACTGCCGGTGCGCCCCCGGCCGTGAGGGCGCCGAGGGAACCTTCCGGCCGTCGCCGCGCGGACGGGGCGGGCGGGGACGGCCGAGGCCACGGTCCGCGCTCCCGGGCGGACCGTGGCCGGTGAGACGAGGAACACAGCGCGAGGCCGGCCGGCGGCGGGGGCGGGACGGGGCGGCGGGCGGCCTCACCTTCGACGCGGGGTGACCCAGGTCACTTCCGGTGCGCGGCCGGACTCGCCCGGGTACGCCGGTCGCCGGGCGTCCTCGCCGGCTTCGGGGTGTCGTCACCGATGTTTCCGCGTCCGGCATCCGAGCGACGATAGGAAAGGGGCGCCACACCCGCCCCAGGCCGCAGGATGAACGGAGACCCCGTGTCGAGAACGCAGGACGCGATCGCTTCCGCGGAGGCGCACAGCGCACACAACTACCACCCCCTGCCCCTCGTGATCGCCTCGGCGGACGGGGCGTGGATGACGGACGTCGAGGGCCGCCGCTACCTCGACCTGCTCGCCGGCTACTCGGCACTGAACTTCGGCCACGGCAACCGGCGGCTGATCGACGCCGCGCGGGCGCAGCTGGAGCGGGTGACGCTCACCTCGCGGGCGTTCCACCACGACCGGTTCGCGGAGTTCTGCGCCCGGCTCGCCGAACTGTGCGGCAAGGAGATGGTCCTGCCGATGAACACGGGGGCGGAGGCGGTCGAGACGGCCGTGAAGACCGCCCGGAAGTGGGGGTACGAGGTCAAGGGCGTGCCCGACGGGCACGCGAAGATCGTCGTGGCGGCGAACAACTTCCACGGTCGGACGACGACGATCGTCAGCTTCTCGACGGATCACGAGGCGCGCGACCACTTCGGGCCGTACACCCCGGGGTTCGAGATCGTGCCGTACGGCGATCCGACGGCCCTGGAGGCGGCGGTCACGGAGAACACGGTGGCGGTGCTCCTGGAGCCGATCCAGGGCGAGGCCGGGGTCCTGGTGCCGCCCGCCGGGTATCTACGCGGGGTGCGGGAGCTGACCCGCGCCCGGAACGTCCTCTTCATCGCGGACGAGATCCAGTCGGGCCTCGGCCGGACCGGCAAGACCTTCGCGTGCGAGCACGAGGACGTCGTGCCCGACATGTACGTCCTGGGCAAGGCGCTGGGCGGTGGCGTCGTACCGGTCTCGGCGGTGGTCGCCGACCGTGAGGTGCTGGGCGTGTTCCGGCCGGGTGAGCACGGGTCGACGTTCGGCGGGAACCCGCTGGCGTGCGCGGTGGCCCTGGAGGTCATCGCGATGTTGAGGACCGGCGAGTACCAGCAGCGCGCCACGGAGCTGGGCGAGCACCTGCACGCCGAACTGGGCCTGCTGGCGGGCGGTGGAGCCGTGGAGGCGGTGCGCGGTCGCGGACTGTGGGCGGGCGTGGACATCGCGCCTTCCCGGGGCACGGGCCGGGAGATCTCGGAGAAGCTGATGGACCGCGGTGTGCTGGTCAAGGACACCCACGGTTCGACGATCCGGATCGCTCCCCCGCTGGTGATCGGCAAGGAGGACCTGGACTGGGGGCTGGAGCAGCTGCGCGCGGTGCTGTCGGCCTGACACCGGACCGGTCCGGCCCCGTTCCGGACCGGTGCCACCGCCGGCCCGCGATCCGGGGCCCCGGGCCGGCGTTGCGGACGGGAACGGACCGGCGGTCGGGCCGGGGGCGAACACGGGCCGTCCGCGGGGGACGGGAACGGACCGGCACGGCGGACCGAGGCAACTCGACCTCTTGACAGCCCAGTTGGTCTGGACCAATCATTTCCGCCATGCCGAGACCCCCTCTGCGCCACGCCCTGCGCGGCGCGCTCGCCGCCCTCGTCCCCCTCGCGCTGCTCGGCGCGTTCAGCGGCCCCGCCACCGGGGCCCCCCGCGCGGCCTGGCCGGAGCCCGTACCGGTCGTCTCGCACGTCGACACGGAGGACCCGGTCGTCTTCATCACCATCGACGACGGCTGGTACCACGACCCGGCGGCGGCGGCGATCCTGCTCGAACGGCACGTGC encodes:
- the trpS gene encoding tryptophan--tRNA ligase is translated as MASDSPRVLSGIQPTAGSFHLGNYLGAVRQWVALQETHDAFYMVVDLHAITVPQDPAELRANTRLAAAQLLAAGLDPERCTLFVQSHVPEHAQLGWVMNCLTGFGEAARMTQFKDKSAKQGADRATVGLFTYPILQVADILLYQANEVPVGEDQRQHIELTRDLAERFNGRFGETFTVPSPYILKETAKIYDLQDPTVKMSKSASTPKGLINLLDEPKTTGKKVKSAVTDTDTVIRFDPEHKPGVSNLLTIMSTLTGTSVAALERSYEGKMYGALKTDLAEVMVDFVTPFRARTQEYLDDPETLDSLLAKGAEKARAVAAETLARTYERVGFLPAKH
- the rocD gene encoding ornithine--oxo-acid transaminase, with product MSRTQDAIASAEAHSAHNYHPLPLVIASADGAWMTDVEGRRYLDLLAGYSALNFGHGNRRLIDAARAQLERVTLTSRAFHHDRFAEFCARLAELCGKEMVLPMNTGAEAVETAVKTARKWGYEVKGVPDGHAKIVVAANNFHGRTTTIVSFSTDHEARDHFGPYTPGFEIVPYGDPTALEAAVTENTVAVLLEPIQGEAGVLVPPAGYLRGVRELTRARNVLFIADEIQSGLGRTGKTFACEHEDVVPDMYVLGKALGGGVVPVSAVVADREVLGVFRPGEHGSTFGGNPLACAVALEVIAMLRTGEYQQRATELGEHLHAELGLLAGGGAVEAVRGRGLWAGVDIAPSRGTGREISEKLMDRGVLVKDTHGSTIRIAPPLVIGKEDLDWGLEQLRAVLSA